Proteins encoded within one genomic window of Patescibacteria group bacterium:
- a CDS encoding GIY-YIG nuclease family protein: MFGIINKSKKTNLWYTGFTDDLRKRCNEHNKEIVGWTKGRGPFELIYYEASLNITDARSREKYLKSGMGKRYLKNRLKRFLSLTG, encoded by the coding sequence TTGTTCGGTATAATAAATAAGAGTAAAAAGACTAATCTCTGGTATACTGGGTTCACCGATGATCTACGGAAACGCTGTAATGAACATAACAAAGAGATTGTTGGTTGGACTAAAGGCCGCGGTCCATTTGAGTTAATTTATTACGAGGCTTCATTAAATATTACTGATGCCAGGTCGAGAGAAAAATATTTAAAATCAGGCATGGGCAAGCGCTATCTGAAGAACAGATTAAAGCGTTTCCTGTCTCTAACGGGATGA
- a CDS encoding prepilin-type N-terminal cleavage/methylation domain-containing protein: MKQFSNGAMGRCKKGFTLIELMIAATLIMMVFGSIFALVNYGIYALSYIRNNLTASFLAQEGVELVIKKRTENWLKGQRFNYQLTNGSYQVDYLGSFTRASGEPLKFNFVRGYQYSSGESSNFTRTITLQRIDSTHLRVLSEVVWRTKDNQFSVLVEDHLYDWFGVPAE, translated from the coding sequence ATGAAGCAATTTAGCAATGGGGCAATGGGGCGATGTAAAAAAGGTTTTACTCTAATTGAGTTAATGATTGCGGCCACCCTGATTATGATGGTTTTTGGCAGCATTTTTGCTTTGGTTAATTATGGTATTTATGCCCTTTCTTATATCCGCAATAATTTGACCGCTTCTTTTTTGGCTCAAGAGGGGGTTGAGTTAGTAATAAAAAAACGGACCGAGAACTGGCTTAAGGGGCAAAGATTTAATTACCAGCTTACTAATGGCAGTTATCAAGTTGATTATCTCGGTTCTTTCACTCGTGCTTCAGGCGAGCCGTTAAAGTTTAATTTTGTCCGGGGCTATCAATATTCTTCTGGGGAGTCGTCTAATTTTACTCGGACAATTACGCTTCAGAGAATTGATTCAACTCATTTGAGGGTTTTATCTGAAGTGGTTTGGCGGACAAAAGACAACCAATTTTCTGTTTTGGTTGAAGATCACTTATATGATTGGTTTGGCGTTCCAGCAGAGTAA
- a CDS encoding prepilin peptidase, translated as MWFSFLVGLAVGSFINVLVFRLNPQRQDQVFNLLKIIKGRSYCFSCQKTLQWYELIPILSFLVQQGRCRSCQAKLSWQYPLVELITGIGFTLVYWRLVNFSGLKLVLGNWFFAYLIFWWLVIFVLIAIAIFDFKYYLIPSFLLDFLIILGIGINIFYFFQKSFFFKTGVYFSENYFYLFGQDSWLTRLLPAVALGSATIGLAYLFSRGRAMGLGDLWLVLGLGLIFGWPDILWVLILSFVFGTLVSLILIGLKRKTFKDIIPFGPFLALGAMTMFLFGAKILSVYFNLFPNLFF; from the coding sequence ATGTGGTTTAGTTTCTTAGTTGGTTTAGCGGTTGGCAGTTTTATCAATGTTTTAGTCTTTCGTTTAAATCCCCAGAGGCAGGATCAGGTGTTTAATCTTCTAAAAATAATCAAAGGCCGGTCTTATTGTTTTTCTTGCCAAAAAACTCTTCAGTGGTATGAATTAATCCCGATTTTAAGTTTCTTGGTCCAGCAAGGCAGATGTCGCTCTTGTCAGGCCAAGCTTTCTTGGCAATATCCTTTGGTTGAGCTGATAACCGGGATTGGTTTTACTTTAGTTTATTGGCGATTAGTTAATTTTTCCGGTTTAAAACTGGTTTTGGGGAATTGGTTTTTTGCTTATTTAATTTTTTGGTGGCTAGTTATTTTTGTTTTAATAGCGATTGCCATTTTTGATTTTAAATACTATCTGATCCCGAGCTTTTTGCTGGATTTTTTAATTATTTTGGGTATAGGAATTAATATTTTTTATTTTTTTCAAAAATCGTTCTTTTTTAAAACCGGAGTTTATTTCTCGGAAAATTATTTTTATCTTTTTGGTCAAGACAGCTGGTTGACTCGGCTTTTGCCGGCAGTTGCTTTGGGGTCGGCGACTATTGGTTTGGCCTATCTGTTTTCTCGGGGCCGAGCCATGGGTTTAGGCGATCTCTGGCTGGTTTTGGGTTTGGGTTTGATTTTCGGTTGGCCGGACATTTTATGGGTTTTAATCTTATCTTTTGTTTTTGGTACTTTGGTGAGCCTGATTTTAATTGGCTTAAAAAGAAAAACTTTTAAAGATATTATTCCTTTTGGCCCGTTTTTAGCTTTGGGCGCAATGACAATGTTTTTGTTTGGTGCTAAAATACTTTCAGTTTACTTTAATCTTTTCCCCAATTTATTCTTTTAG
- a CDS encoding type II secretion system F family protein — MKFSYSAKNDKGEIQSGLIEVFSEEAAIDLLQKANLVILKIERRREDPWYLSLAASFQKVSLKEVAVFTRQLATLFEAQVSITESLQTVYNQTTHPALREAIFDVYSDIEAGMPLSDALSKHSRIFSSFYINMIKAAELTGRLDSALNYLADYYDSQSVIQTKIRNAMIYPIFLIVLFAVVIGIMIVVVIPQLGGVILESGLTLDQLPLMTRILFATGTFLQKYYLLAAGFFFGGLFLFLKYFSSEEGQLLLSTLLLNTPVLGGFLKKVFVSRFAETFGVLLKGNIPVAQSLEISADVVGSIYYQEAIDEIAQGVRQGANISDLLLQYPEYFPPLVSQMVAVGEKTGKLEELLAKVSKFYTREVEALVNSLTEIIQPVLIVLLGVLVGGLIAAVILPIYQIAQQF, encoded by the coding sequence ATGAAATTTTCTTACAGTGCAAAAAATGACAAAGGCGAGATCCAGTCTGGCTTAATTGAGGTTTTTTCTGAAGAGGCGGCAATTGATCTTCTTCAAAAAGCGAACTTGGTTATTCTTAAGATAGAAAGAAGACGCGAAGATCCTTGGTATTTGAGTTTGGCTGCCAGTTTCCAAAAAGTCAGTTTAAAAGAAGTCGCGGTTTTTACCCGCCAGCTTGCCACTTTGTTTGAAGCCCAGGTTTCAATCACCGAGTCTTTGCAGACCGTTTATAATCAAACTACCCATCCGGCCCTGCGCGAAGCGATTTTTGATGTTTATTCTGACATTGAGGCGGGCATGCCGCTTTCTGATGCTTTATCAAAGCATAGCAGAATTTTTTCTTCTTTTTATATCAATATGATTAAAGCTGCAGAATTAACTGGCCGATTAGATTCAGCATTAAACTATCTGGCTGATTACTATGATTCCCAGTCTGTGATTCAGACCAAAATTAGGAATGCGATGATCTATCCGATTTTCTTGATTGTTCTGTTTGCAGTGGTTATTGGCATTATGATTGTCGTGGTTATTCCCCAATTGGGCGGAGTAATTTTAGAGAGCGGCTTGACTCTTGATCAATTGCCCTTGATGACCCGGATTCTTTTTGCTACCGGCACTTTTCTGCAAAAATACTATCTTTTGGCCGCGGGCTTCTTTTTCGGCGGCTTGTTTTTGTTTCTTAAATATTTCAGTTCAGAAGAAGGCCAACTTCTTTTAAGTACTTTGTTATTGAACACTCCGGTTTTAGGAGGTTTTCTTAAAAAAGTTTTTGTCAGCCGGTTTGCCGAGACTTTTGGCGTTTTATTAAAAGGCAATATTCCGGTGGCTCAATCATTAGAGATTTCCGCTGATGTGGTCGGCAGTATTTATTATCAGGAGGCAATTGATGAAATTGCCCAGGGAGTCAGGCAGGGAGCGAATATTTCTGATTTATTGCTCCAGTATCCGGAATATTTCCCGCCCCTGGTTTCCCAGATGGTGGCGGTGGGCGAGAAAACCGGAAAATTAGAAGAACTTTTAGCCAAAGTTTCTAAGTTTTATACTCGAGAAGTTGAAGCTTTGGTTAATAGCTTAACCGAGATAATTCAGCCGGTTTTGATTGTTTTACTAGGGGTTTTGGTTGGCGGATTAATTGCTGCGGTAATTTTGCCGATTTACCAGATTGCCCAGCAGTTCTAA
- a CDS encoding prepilin-type N-terminal cleavage/methylation domain-containing protein, with translation MNKNWKLGIGNWKFIKGFTLIELLVVITVIGLLSAMVLVGLSGVRAQGRDTRRIADLRNTQNALEIYFNKENTYPGQTDWISLETELVSADIGVKRLPRDPLNRSSYQYEYRSSGNGLHYVLKATLESGDSSALRDDVDGTVYGLGCDDPGYCIEL, from the coding sequence ATGAATAAAAATTGGAAATTGGGAATTGGAAATTGGAAATTTATTAAAGGTTTCACCCTGATCGAGCTTCTTGTGGTCATTACCGTGATCGGGCTTTTGAGCGCAATGGTTCTGGTTGGCTTGAGCGGAGTTCGGGCTCAGGGCCGAGACACTCGGAGGATTGCTGATCTGCGAAATACTCAAAATGCTCTGGAGATTTATTTTAATAAGGAAAACACTTATCCTGGCCAGACTGACTGGATTAGTTTGGAAACTGAATTAGTCAGTGCTGATATTGGAGTTAAAAGGCTGCCCCGAGATCCTCTGAACCGTTCATCTTATCAGTATGAATATCGTTCCAGCGGCAATGGCTTACATTATGTTTTAAAAGCAACCTTGGAAAGCGGGGACAGCTCGGCTTTGCGCGATGATGTTGATGGCACAGTTTATGGACTTGGTTGCGACGATCCTGGTTATTGCATTGAACTGTAA